From the Candidatus Methylomirabilis sp. genome, the window ATGCACCGGGCCGACCTGGACCTGGTGAAGCGCCTGGAGGAGCAGTCCCTCTACTTCGGCTTCCGGGCGACGCCGTCGCCGTCCCCGGATCGGTTCCTGGAGGAGGGGGACGAGGTCCGGGTGGGCGGGATCCGCCTGCGGGTCCTCCACACACCCGGCCACAGCCCGGGCGGGATCTGCCTGGTGACGGACGGGGCGGCGTTCGTGGGGGACACCCTCTTCGCCGGCTCGATCGGCCGCACGGATCTGCCCGGGGGCTCGGCCGAGGAGCTTCTCACCTCCATCCGGGAAAAGCTGCTCGCCCTGCCCGACGAGACCGTCCTCTACCCGGGGCACGGCCCGGCCACGACCATCGGGCACGAGCGGCGGCAC encodes:
- a CDS encoding MBL fold metallo-hydrolase; protein product: MKVHAFTVGPLESNSYLVVDEAAREAALLDPGMESEPVADVLAREHLTVTSIINTHGHFDHVFGNAYFKAKTGAPLLMHRADLDLVKRLEEQSLYFGFRATPSPSPDRFLEEGDEVRVGGIRLRVLHTPGHSPGGICLVTDGAAFVGDTLFAGSIGRTDLPGGSAEELLTSIREKLLALPDETVLYPGHGPATTIGHERRHNPFLTGRVPLFDL